CAGCGCGCGCTGGAGCTGGTCGACGAAAGCAGCCCGCACTGGACGCCGCTCATGACCGGGCTCGCGCTCGGTCAGCTCCACGCGGGAGATCTTCGCAGCGCGAACGCGACCGTGCAGACGTGCCGGCGCGTGCCCGCGAGCGTGCTGGGCGTGCATCAGGGCTGGGCCGTCGCGGTGGCGGAGTCCAGCGTCGCGCTCGAGCTCGGCGAACCCGATCGCGCCGAACGTGTGATGAACGAGGCGGTGGATTCGCTCGGTTCGAATTCCGGTGAACGCATCCGGCTGGTGCTCGACGAAGCGCTCGCCGCGGTGTGCCGCGCGCGTGGCGACTGGCCGCGTGCGGAGGCGCTGCTGCGCGGAGTACTCGAGCGGTCGGTTCTGGGCGGTCGCAACAGCGACATGGTCTCTACTTCGGCGCGCAGCCTCGCCGAGACGTTCTTCCTGCAGGGAAAGCTGCGCGAGGCGCTCGAGGCCGCACGTCTGGCGGCGCGCGCCGGCAGTGCGGAGGACCGGCTCGAGTGGGCCGCGGGCCTGCGCCTGATGGGCGCTTCTCTGGCCGCGCTCGGAGCTCGCGACGAAGCGCGCCGCACGTTCCGTGAGGCGATCAGCGTTCACGAGCGCACCCAGTTCGCGCTCGAGCGCCGACAGCTCGAAACTGCGATGCAGCGCGCAGAGATCGATGTGCCGGTTCCGCACGTTTCTCCTGCGGCGGCGGTGACGCGGCGCGCGCCGGAGTCACGCGTCGAGCATCGCATCGCGCTTGCTTCGGGTCGGACATTCATCACCTGCGACACGCGACTCGTCGAATCGGTGCGGCTCGCGTCATTGACCGACCTGCCGGTGCTGATCGAAGGCGAAACCGGCACCGGCAAGGAGCTGGTCGCAAATCTGCTGCACGAACTCGGGCCACGCGCCAAGAGTCCGCTGGTGGTGGTGGATTGCACCTCGCTGCCCGAGAACCTCGCCGACGTCGAACTGTTCGGAGCTGCGCGCGGTGCTTACACCGGCGCATTCCACGAACGACTCGGATTGCTCGCGCAGGCCGACGGCGGAACGCTGTTACTCGACGAGCTTCCGGAACTCTCGACCGCACTTCAGG
This genomic interval from Candidatus Eisenbacteria bacterium contains the following:
- a CDS encoding sigma 54-interacting transcriptional regulator — protein: MPFDRVAQDRIAARFRTCPPQVFLAELEAYTPASREQRVLFEIYRGWVLYDAGEYPRSRPHLLRALRRSRPSSHERSISRALLGESYLRFGQYHRAERCTHRALSDNPSADPEHFLQAGHRLMLGRIYRMQGHLSHALETFQRALELVDESSPHWTPLMTGLALGQLHAGDLRSANATVQTCRRVPASVLGVHQGWAVAVAESSVALELGEPDRAERVMNEAVDSLGSNSGERIRLVLDEALAAVCRARGDWPRAEALLRGVLERSVLGGRNSDMVSTSARSLAETFFLQGKLREALEAARLAARAGSAEDRLEWAAGLRLMGASLAALGARDEARRTFREAISVHERTQFALERRQLETAMQRAEIDVPVPHVSPAAAVTRRAPESRVEHRIALASGRTFITCDTRLVESVRLASLTDLPVLIEGETGTGKELVANLLHELGPRAKSPLVVVDCTSLPENLADVELFGAARGAYTGAFHERLGLLAQADGGTLLLDELPELSTALQAKLLRVVQEGSYRRVGEDRPRHVRIRFVATTNRAIQELLETGVLKPDLFYRLSGHRISLRPLRFRRDEIGPLALEITKRCGLGGATRSAVEWLEGHAWPGNVRQLEMLLRLAAGSCALGGMLEVEHLEPHVAAVGSAGASHGDGIEHDSNDRSLRGIRLTAERGTLERALESNDGVVTRAARALGLSRQAFYKAMKRTGLAPASSEALH